The following coding sequences are from one Carettochelys insculpta isolate YL-2023 chromosome 5, ASM3395843v1, whole genome shotgun sequence window:
- the LOC142013263 gene encoding aquaporin-3: protein MGRQKQILDRIGGMLKIRNKLVRQALAECLGTLILVMFGCGSVAQIVLSRGTHGGFLTVNLAFGFAVTLGILIAGQVSGGHLNPAVTFALCLMAREPWIKLPVYILAQTLGAFLGAGIVFGLYFDAIWAFGKNQLYIQGLNGTAGIFATYPSEHLDIVNGFFDQFIGTAALIVCVLAIVDPYNNPIPQGLEAFTVGFVVLVIGTSMGFNSGYAVNPARDFGPRLFTALAGWGTEVFTTGKHWWWVPVLAPFLGAIAGVLVYQLMIGCHEKPTPPSNEEENVQLANVKHKERV from the exons ATGGGAAGACAAAAGCAAATTCTTGATAGAATTGGAGGGATGCTGAAGATCAGAAATAAGCTAGTGAGGCAAGCGCTGGCAGAGTGCCTGGGGACCCTGATCCTGGTG ATGTTTGGCTGTGGCTCAGTCGCTCAGATCGTTCTGAGCAGAGGAACCCACGGAGGCTTCTTGACTGTTAACCTGGCCTTTGGCTTTGCTGTTACTCTCGGGATTCTGATAGCTGGGCAAGTGTCAG GTGGCCACTTGAATCCTGCTGTAACTTTTGCTCTGTGCCTCATGGCCCGGGAGCCTTGGATTAAGCTGCCTGTTTACATCCTGGCACAAACGCTTGGGGCATTCCTCGGAGCTGGCATCGTCTTTGGCTTGTACTTTG ATGCCATCTGGGCTTTTGGCAAAAACCAGTTGTACATACAGGGACTGAACGGCACAGCTGGCATTTTTGCCACGTACCCGTCTGAACATCTGGACATAGTGAATGGATTCTTTGACCAG TTCATCGGCACCGCGGCCTTGATTGTTTGCGTCTTGGCTATTGTGGATCCCTACAACAACCCTATCCCTCAGGGCCTAGAGGCGTTCACTGTTGGCTTCGTGGTCCTGGTCATTGGGACGTCCATGGGCTTCAACTCTGGATACGCCGTCAACCCTGCCAGGGACTTTGGGCCTCGTCTTTTCACTGCCCTGGCCGGCTGGGGCACGGAAGTGTTCAC AACGGGCAAGCACTGGTGGTGGGTCCCGGTCCTGGCCCCTTTCCTTGGGGCAATTGCTGGAGTGTTGGTGTACCAGCTGATGATTGGCTGTCATGAAAAGCCGACTCCACCCTCCAATGAGGAGGAAAATGTCCAGCTGGCCAATGTGAAGCACAAGGAAAGGGTCTGA